A region from the Corylus avellana chromosome ca7, CavTom2PMs-1.0 genome encodes:
- the LOC132188822 gene encoding uncharacterized protein LOC132188822, translating to MSPCKMKLITILACLIFVSCMSEVMILSISALESPLEHQACKLSNRLMQEQDQVHGHDEKGYKEKQEIYDSGKSQRGKQGAYGGANIVHRPSPGEKNAASMEAKPRFVISTLIFYVSLGLILGFSFQLV from the exons ATGTCCCCATGCAAGATGAAGTTAATTACAATTCTTGCGTGCTTGATATTCGTCTCATGCATGAGTGAAGTGATGATCCTCTCAATCTCGGCTCTTGAAAGCCCTTTAGAACATCAAGCTTGCAAGCTCTCAAATCGCCTCATGCAGGAACAAGATCAAGTTCATG GACATGATGAAAAAGGTTACAAGGAAAAGCAAGAAATATATGATTCGGGAAAATCTCAGAGAGGGAAGCAGGGAGCCTATGGTGGTGCAAATATTGTTCATCGACCAAGCCCAGGTGAAAAAAATGCAGCATCAATGGAAGCAAAGCCCCGATTTGTCATCTCAACCTTAATATTCTATGTAAGCTTGGGCTTAATCCTTGGTTTTTCCTTCCAACTAGTCTAA
- the LOC132187166 gene encoding shikimate O-hydroxycinnamoyltransferase-like: protein MIMDMKVKESTMVRPAGETPKRALWSSSLDLVVTRFHTPSVYFYRPTGAANFFDARVLKEALSKALVPFYPMAGRVKRDEDCRIQIDCNAEGVLFVEAEMDSVLCDFGNFAPTLELRQLIPAVDYSKGIDSFPLVVVQVTHFKCGGVSLGIGLQHLLGDGLAGLHFVNTWSDMARGLDLTIPPFINRTLLRARNPPQPAFQHVEYQPSPPMKTPLQSIDTTTTVSMFKITREQLKTLKTKFKDDVNTNTVRYSSYEILSGHVWKCVTMARALPDDQETKLYVAVDGRSRLHPPLPPGYFGNVIFITTPIALAGDLQSKPTSYAASMIHHALALMDDEYLRSALDYLELQPDVSALVRGAHTYRCPNLGITSWTRLPIYEADFGWGRPIFMGPGGIQYEGLSYILPSPTNDGSLSVAIALQSEHMKEFEKLLFEF from the exons ATGATAATGGACATGAAGGTGAAGGAGTCCACAATGGTGCGGCCGGCAGGGGAGACCCCGAAGCGCGCGCTGTGGAGCTCGAGCCTGGATCTGGTGGTGACCCGCTTCCACACCCCGAGCGTCTATTTCTACAGGCCTACCGGCGCCGCCAACTTCTTTGATGCGAGGGTGCTCAAGGAGGCCCTTAGCAAGGCCCTCGTGCCCTTCTACCCGATGGCCGGCCGAGTCAAGCGGGACGAAGACTGCAGGATTCAGATTGATTGTAATGCCGAGGGCGTGCTCTTTGTTGAGGCCGAGATGGACTCCGTCCTCTGTGATTTCGGCAACTTTGCGCCCACCTTGGAGCTCCGGCAGCTTATTCCCGCTGTTGACTATTCTAAAGGGATCGACTCTTTTCCCCTCGTGGTCGTGCAG GTAACACATTTTAAATGTGGCGGGGTCTCACTTGGCATTGGTCTGCAACACCTTCTTGGTGATGGGTTAGCTGGGCTCCACTTTGTGAACACATGGTCAGATATGGCTCGAGGCCTTGATTTAACCATTCCACCATTCATCAACCGGACCCTCCTCCGTGCCCGGAATCCACCTCAGCCTGCATTCCAGCACGTTGAATACCAACCCTCCCCTCCGATGAAAACCCCTCTTCAATCCATTGACACTACAACAACAGTGTCAATGTTCAAAATAACGAGGGAGCAGCTAAAAACGCTGAAAACCAAGTTTAAGGATGATGTCAATACCAACACAGTTAGATATAGCTCATATGAGATTCTGTCAGGACACGTGTGGAAATGTGTGACAATGGCACGTGCACTTCCTGATGATCAAGAGACCAAACTGTATGTTGCAGTCGACGGACGGTCCAGATTGCATCCTCCACTCCCGCCTGGTTACTTTGGCAACGTCATCTTCATCACCACTCCAATAGCTTTAGCAGGCGATCTCCAGTCTAAACCGACGTCGTATGCTGCATCCATGATTCACCATGCATTGGCGCTGATGGACGACGAGTATTTGAGATCGGCGCTCGACTATCTAGAGCTTCAGCCTGACGTGTCGGCGCTTGTTCGTGGGGCCCACACTTATCGATGTCCGAATCTTGGTATAACAAGCTGGACGAGGCTGCCGATCTATGAGGCTGACTTTGGGTGGGGTCGGCCTATATTCATGGGACCCGGCGGGATTCAGTACGAGGGGCTGTCGTATATATTACCAAGCCCAACTAATGACGGAAGCTTGTCGGTTGCCATTGCTCTGCAATCCGAACATATGAAAGAGTTTGAGAAGTTGTTGTTTGAATTCTGA
- the LOC132187158 gene encoding shikimate O-hydroxycinnamoyltransferase-like, with translation MQHHVADGFSGLHFVNTWSDMSRGLDLTIPPFIDGRTLLRARDPPKPAFQHVEYQPAPLMKTPVQSTKSGTDSTIVSMFRITRDQLNTLKANCKDDGNTVNYSSYEMLSGHVWRCSCKARALPDDQETKLYIATDGRSRLRPPLPPGYFGNVIFTATPMALAGDLLSKPTWYAASRIHNALKRMDNDYLRSALDYLELQPDLSALVRGAHTFRCPNLGITSWIRLPIHDADFGWGRPIFMGPGGIPYEGLSFMIPSPTNDGSLSVAIALQSEHMKVFETLLYEI, from the coding sequence ATGCAACACCATGTAGCGGATGGGTTTTCTGGGCTCCACTTTGTGAACACATGGTCAGATATGTCTCGGGGCCTTGATCTTACCATTCCGCCGTTCATAGACGGCCGGACCCTACTCCGTGCGCGCGACCCGCCTAAACCTGCATTCCAGCACGTCGAATACCAGCCGGCTCCGCTGATGAAGACCCCTGTCCAATCCACAAAATCCGGTACCGATAGCACAATAGTCTCAATGTTTAGAATAACCCGAGACCAGTTGAATACGCTCAAAGCCAACTGCAAAGATGATGGCAACACAGTCAACTACAGCTCGTATGAGATGCTGTCTGGTCATGTGTGGAGATGCTCATGCAAGGCACGTGCGCTTCCCGACGATCAAGAGACCAAATTGTATATCGCGACCGACGGACGGTCCAGATTGCGTCCTCCGCTCCCGCCCGGGTACTTCGGGAACGTGATTTTCACTGCCACGCCAATGGCCTTGGCGGGTGATCTCCTGTCCAAACCAACATGGTACGCTGCGAGCAGGATTCACAACGCATTGAAACGGATGGACAACGATTATTTGAGATCAGCCCTTGATTATCTTGAGCTTCAGCCCGATCTATCGGCTCTTGTTCGCGGGGCCCACACTTTTCGGTGTCCAAATCTTGGCATAACAAGCTGGATCAGGCTGCCGATTCATGATGCTGATTTTGGGTGGGGCAGGCCCATATTCATGGGGCCAGGTGGGATTCCGTATGAGGGGTTGTCGTTCATGATACCAAGTCCAACCAATGACGGCAGCTTATCAGTTGCAATAGCTCTACAATCTGAACATATGAAAGTGTTTGAGACATTGTTATATGAGATCTGA